The stretch of DNA CCTCCAAAATGAGACATGAAAGGAtgtttgtttctgaaaaatgtaTGTTCTCTATCAGATGACAACCACATTACCTTaccctactttttttttcttttatgctcTTACACTTAACACGAGAGAAAAATGTAATGACAACttacttttttctcttattcttctctttttcccatgAAAAAGTGAagtttctttttagtttttcctCAGGAACTACAAGCGGCGAATTTTTGAACAAACCATTCTGCTTTGTTATTTCAGAGCAAAAGATACTTTAGAATGCAAATATGCATAGTAAGACTAGGGATCTTACAGGTTTGTTGGAAAGAAAGTGTTTATTAACCACTTGAGAGCATGCTGGATGTGCAGTCTAATTCAATGTGTTTTGTAAAAAAAGTAAGGTGTATGAGTTTACTTATTTAAGCAAAGCCCTCAAGCACATTAAGCATTTCAAGTATTGAGACTGAACATACTTAATTGCTTTGCTGTATTTGAGTCATAATGATTATTGCAATAATTAGTGTATGCTCAGTTATTTCTTGTCAGTGCATGCATTTAAGGGTTATTGAATGAATAAACTGATTAATAACATTTGCAGtgagaaaaggaaatataatTAGCTTTAATATagtgaaaatacattttaatttaaaaactccATCCCTCTCCATCTAACAAATTGTAACAAACTTTTGAGAAGATTGGAAAAATCTCCAAGTATTTGGCTTTTCTGTTGGGTTCTTGGTTGTTTGGGgatatttgtgtgtgtggaaggtgggggggagggttttctttggatttttgtttgttggggggAAGGGATGGTGTGGCTATTTGTTGGAGGAAAATTGCTTTGAAGAAATACCTCAAACAGGGTACAGGCAAGTTTTCCAAGACAACATCTGTCCCATTTTTGCCTTCTGGTCTGAGCATCCAGGCTTCACAGGTCCTGCACTACCCCTCAGTTTTGATGGTTGTTTTGACCCCCAGTCCCTTCAGACTGTTTTCCTCCTAACTGGAACCCAGACTCACTGAGATCCCAAATCTCATACATGTATCACAAACACAGAACTGGAAAATGTGTAACTTTCAGGCAGCAGTTGATTCCTTATGGcttgaaaacaatttttctcaTGCTGTGACCCTCCCTCTCTGTTAGCTTCCAAGACTGTTTTCAACTCTAAAACTTCCTGCTCTCTATAAATTCgtggaaggagggaaaggaaatgcCTTTTAATTGGAATTTTAAGATGTTCTAATTTTACTTAATCTTTCAAACACCAAGTTTCTCATGTAACCAGATTACTATTTTGACTTTTAACAGAGACAGCACAGGGACATATATCAGCTTTTTGTTGttcggggtttttttcctgagcatTTATAGATTAGGagtcaaaaatttaaaattcacttACAAGCAagctattttaaatattcatttttaaatttccaCTTAGCAGTTAATTGATAGAactccttttcttccttagaCCTATTTCCTAATAAATCAAACTGGTCAACATATAAAATACTGTGGCAGTTCTTACTACTATATTACTCAAGAAATTTAGAAGCATTTACATGTTTGAGGTGTTGCATTAAGAAATTGTAAGATTCTCAGTAGGATTTACAGGTAATATCAATTTACGTGGTGTTATGTTGGTGTGTTTTATAAAATTGGGAAAGACTAAAAGATTGTTTGAAAGCATGTTGAAATCTCAGTTTTGTACAATACGTCATGCTTAAAAACTAGTTTTATTCGCAAATGTGTTAGTCCAATTAATCTCAAGTAGGAAAAATTCACAATCAAGAAACAGCAATTGCAAAAAAGACACAGCTATTTTATCATCTTGATCTTCCAGAGTATATTTTCACACAAGTATGATTTTAGATTTAGATAAGATAACCATAACGCACTGTTACCTATAAACTAAATATacattgttttcttctgctgcatCAGTAATATGAACTTCTCTTGAGTATGTATGGTCTTCTAGCTTTGTTCACATGTAGCTGCCGTTTCAGAATATAGggattttttctcttcatgaTTTCCTTTTCTTGGCTTGAGTTCTCTAGATCAAAAGTATCTTGCTGAAGTAACTGTAGGATGCAAGAAGAGAAACACTCctcaaaattacaaaaaaatactattttaacaTAAAACTATAAAGGTCAGCTGAGCCATACAGAAGTGATATTCCACTTCAACAAATTAGATATCAGCTTTGACTAGAGAGGAAAGCTGGTGTTTCCTCCTTAGACTAAAACTCAAATTGACTGTGAGTTTTCTAATGACTATCACTCTGTTATCACACATTTAGGTTAAACACCTACATGCACTTATCACTGGTTTCAtcttttgagaaatattttaatctaCAATTTCCTGCAAAGCAAGGAACTGTGATTAAGATATATGGGTTATTGCATATTTGGTTCTAGGGTAGGTCCTTTCCAGCAGTAAATGCACTGATGAAGAGAGTCTTCAGAAAACTGGTTCTCGAAGAGGTTGCAGTCCTTTGCATGGACCACCCCAACTAATCTGAGGATTGGGATTATATATAGAATTATGactcaaaacccaaacaaacaaacaaacaaacaagctcTCTTCAGCTAGACTGTACATGAACCTGAGATAGATGAAGAAATTTGCTTTACTGGAAAGTGAGTAGTGAGACTGAATTATCTTCTTTCACTACACAAAGCAGCTTTTAGTGTAAAATCTAACAATGCAAGTGGACTGCGCCTAGTGTGCTTCTGTGTAATCACTGCAGTCACTGTACTAAAATAAATATCACAAATGGACTACGAACAATAAGAGCAGCAATCCTCATATAATCACAATGTCAACTTCCAGGGACCTCTTTAGGTGTAGGGAAACAAAAAGTAGGGGTTCCCTTGCTGCCAGTTTCCTAGCAATGATAAGAAAACCAGAGTACCTAGTAACATGGTATGTACACACAGGCATGTATCCCTGCTTTTTGAATACCATTTGCCTTAGGGTCTTAAAAGAGAAACACTGGCTACATTTATTTATGCTTCAATTGATCTATATTAACTTCATGTCTGTTAAGCAGGTATTAATTATGTTCTCTGATAGGATGGCTTCCATGTGTTTGTTTGGTTACCTGGAATGGCTACAAAGACTGGAGAATGTATGTAGTTAAGGCAAGTTCTCATTTATCCATGGGTCTTTGTAAGAAACTTACACTCTTGTCATCAGGAACTGCACTAATTTGCTACTCTTACTGAAAGAGGCATATTAGAGGTACTAGAGAAtataaaaaagagaaggaaagctTAGACAATGCGATGGAGGTCACTTGGATATGGATTTTTAGATCACTACAACATGCATTTGTGACCGTTTGTGTTACCTCCCAATGCTGAAAGGCTCTGCTGTGGCAAACTTTTTGGAGTTGATATACTGTCAGCATTGCTTCCAAGCTGAAGCcatccagagcagcagggaactGTCTTCCTGGAACCAGATCCTCCTCATCTACCTCTACTGTTTCCCCCATTTGGTTGTTTATCTTGTTGACAAGATTGCAGACATTTAGCAGGGTCATTTTCCAGTAAGGAAGTTTTGCTCTgttaatctgaaaataaaaacacccacgatttaatgtattttgggttttttgtaatCATGTGAGACATTCAAACTTTTTGTTAGAAACAAGTTTatgtttctgaagtgtttttcaTCTGGTCACCTTGTAGACAATAATTAGAGTGCTGAACTTAGGACAACTCATTATTACACACGCCAAGTCTGCTTCTTTGCAGCATTGCCCCCCAGGTAGATATAAATGATGAAAAAACTGAACTGCTACCAAACCAGAATGGCAGCATTTCATAGTCATTCTGCACAGGtgcaaacaaaaacacagatggaaattaatataatataaactCACAGGTGTAAATAAGGATAATGAATCAAACCTACTGGATAAATTCCCTGCTCAGGAATCCAAGCTGGATGCCTGTGGTTAACTAGACACTCCTCCCTAGTTCAGAACAAACACCAGTCATCTCAAAATTCCCTGAGAAAAGGAATGGAGTCCCTCCTTCAGGACAAGCTGTCTGATGAGTCTGGGCCTGAAGTTACAGAATCTGTAAGCCCCAGGAGTTTTGGATGCTGGGAAGTCAAGAGCCTGGAAGATGTTAATTGAAGATCTATGGTCTTAGGAAGATGGAGCAAAGACAAAACatagctgtgaaaaaaaaagtattcctgATTTGGCAACTGGACTGGAAAAGTGAGACCAACTGTATTTAGGTGGCCAATAATGAACCTGTCCAGAAATGTTACAGAAAgatagaaaaaaggaaatttcagcATGGTGAAATTTCACCAAATTTTGCCTGTTCCAGTATCTTGCATTATGCATGAGCTTTTAAaccattttaaagaaatggcAATTAGTGTGCTTTTTACATTTCTACTGGTATTGTTTTATCCAAGCAGTTGTAAGCAGCATAGTCTTCTTCCATTTTGATTatcaataggaaaaaaagtaagTTTAAAACGTAGCTCCTATCTCATTTACTACTTTTCAcaattttgtcattttcttcattctcccactattaattatttattctgCACTGTATTCCTTTTAATGATGAGTATAGAATTTAGTTTCCTTAAACGAGAACTGGTGACATAGCAATCTCCTATCAAAAGCCAAATAGCAAATTTGGTACTTATTCCTGGCAAGATTTCCTTGCTACGCACATTAGGATTAGACCTTACCTGTGAACTGAAATGtagctccttcttttcctgtatGCACAAAGTTCAATATAAGTATGACACTGATTCAGAGATTGCATTTCACACATATTTGACAGCACTAATTGGGAGTGTGGATGCACTGCTTACTTGGCTGAACACCAGGTAATCACATAACCTGTCTCTTTAAAGCACCTTCCCAAAAAAGGGGCCTTGCTTGCAAAATTTATGTATATTCATCACACTTGACTATTTTTTGgagggaaatgaaagaaaattcagagGAATGaggaagaaacaagaaaaactgGCTTCACTCTTCGCATTAATTacaaaaagttttcttttggCCATAATCATTAACTCCAACATCTGATATATGAGTGCCCTTTAAAATGAGAATGACTTAGCCTTTTATTAAAATTGCCGTGTATTCTCAGATTTCTgacaacattcaaaaaaaaaaaaaaaagattattttgttttgaggctaagaaaacaaatctgaaaTCTTATTTGGAAGTTTGTAATTGGTTCTGTGCTCTTTACTTTGAGCTCATCTGTTGTCCCACTGAAGTACTCTAGCTAGTCtaccaaattattttaaaagacagtttcaaaataaatttaatctcTTTGCAAAATATTCAATTCTATTAACAGAAGttaaactaggaaaaaaaccaaatgtcCAATCCAATTTCAAAATcttcttttgtctgttttaatatatttctaaaatataaaaatatggaGCTTTCCATGACAAATGAGGAGGCTTCTCCagtttgcttttctctcctgtgtaTGCAAAAGAAATATGGGCTGGCACGGCAACAGCCAATTGCAATGGAGCATAGAATCTAGAGGTAGTGCTACATGAGCGAGATTTCTGAGTTAAGAACCGAAAATATTCCAGTGGATGGAAACAGAAGAGTAAAGGATAGGGTCATCTCTCATGCCTTCTTGCAATATTTATAGAATCTTTTTGATCTAAAGTTACTGCTCCATGTCAGCCTGATTTACACCTATATATAAAGGAACTTTCCTCTCTGTATTAGAAAAATACTTCTATAGCAGATTTCCTTAGGTGAAAATTGTCTTAGCTCCTACTTATGAGGTTAGGAGAAAACAAATTTGAAGTGCTATCTGTTAGCTTCTAACTAATATTTAATTTGTTAAGGGAGTCTCATTCTTATTAATGCCATGTATATATCACTACAAAGTATTTTTACTTGGGTACACCTGCTTCTGACTTATTTCTACCATTAACAACTCAGTTAGAGTGAATTTTGGGTTAATTGAACTGAACATGGAGTTTGCCAGGCCACGTCCAGTCACTGAAAAGAGCAGTCATGCTGTTAAAATCagactgcttttcattttggattATGGAAAATATCTGAGGCATTTATCCTAAAGGTATCAGTTTAAGATGATGATATTCCAAATGTTCAGGTCAATTTACAATATGtgatatattctatatataacatatttcatattttgtacatttatatattttccaCACAGGTCTCAGCAATATCAACTACAGTAGCTCAAAATATGATGTGGAAAACACCTACACAATAAAGCAAGAAACCTTTATTGGCAAGAtagaactaattttttttaagagtaaCTTGAAAAATACCTGGGAATGACCTGAAGAATCAAAGGAGACTGAAGTATGAACTAGAATTTAAAAGTTATATGAATACTGAAGTGAATATGATGTAGGTATTTCCACTGTTGAACATGTTTGTAAAATAAGAATCAGATATATAATTTCTCACACTTCATGGATCTTGAAAGAGAGTTTAAGATCATCTAAGAAACTGAATTAAGCTTATTTCCTTCTTTGACAACCAGCTTGTCCTGTGCAAGACAAAAtagatattttatttccatttctggTTGAATGATACCCCTTAAGTATCATTCAACCCCTTGAGTTTGCTTAAGATACTTCTTTTGTTACAATCCACCCATACATCCGAAATGCTAGTTTTCATTAGGAAAAATGATATGTGGTTTTTCATTCTTGTCTTTATCTAGTAAAAGCAGATAAAAAGCAAAGTCATAATGAAGTAAAAATCCCAAGCAAGTGTAGGATGTCTATGATTCCTTTCCATAATAATAGTTGAATTTTCTTCAGATTGTAACCATAGAAATAATATCTTTAATCAGATAAAGCATTAAGTTCTGTTAAAGACAAAGTTCTTCTGTGGTGTACATTAATGCCTGTAAAGTTAACTAATTTATATGTGATGACTGGGTCAGGAAGTCAGTAACTCCTAGGTAACTGTAGGTTCCTTCTAGGCAGCTCCTCAGACAAGAAGGCTAAAATATCTGGGCAAATATAGTCATAAACAGGCATCCTGCAACAATGAAAACTCAGTGGGTCCATGTCTTTAGAAAATTAATGTTAGGGTGGGATCCCAAAGGTGGAGCATATTCTAGGGATGATATATTCCCTAAGGAACacttttgttttactttttttttttttttttccctctaaataaCATAGTCTCAATCTTTTTTGAGTTCAAAACATTATTCATGCAACTAATGATTTCAGGTAAGCACTTAGGAAACTGGAAATAGAATTACCGCTTTGATATGAATAGAGttttctatttaaaacaaaagatagAGAGGAGATAACTGTCCACATATTTTTGACAAGTcaggttttgttgttttacCAGATCTTCCAAATGGTTTTTTGGATTTTAtcttagaaaaaaacagaggtAGAGCATTTTAATGGCATGTTTGATTGTTGTATCTTGGTTCAGAGGTAACAGCAAGGAAAGGTGACAAACTGTATTGAGTGTTAAAGACAGTTGCAATAAGCATACTTTAAGGATGGAGAGTGATTCAGCATACAGGTGACTTTAAAGAGCAACTTGGGAAGGGGcagcaggcactggaaagcAGTCTGTGAAGTTAAAGGCATAAGGCAATTCTTCCCATAATATTGTACAGACTAGTGAATATTGAAAAAAGTGTGCTTAAGCCCTGACTGTAGTCTTGATACTAAAGTCCACAAGTGCCTGCTTAGGCAGATTTTTGTTCTATCAAGTACTAAACCCAAAAGTGATAATCCACTTTGCTGCACTTTTAGATCTCATCTTTCACAAACAGTactttctttccccattttaaTGTTGTTTAAATTGTTAAGATTTCCTTTGCTGATTACCAAATCAGCAAATATTTggttatttaaataatatattatttatatattacagTTAGAGCAATTTACCAGTGATTGCCCTCAAATGGAACCAGATCTCAATCACAACACAAGACAGGTATTACACACACTGCTTTCAAATTTGTCTATCACACCAGAGCCATAATTTGTTGTAATGAGGGTTAAAATCTAGCAGaggacaacagaaaaaaataatttcagtaatCTATGGGACAGTGATATTATTCTTGTAGAAGATTTGATACACAGTTTTTAGTGCTTCTACCATGTTTTCCTTTGATGTCAAGAGACAAGGTCTATTCAACTAGGGAACTTTGGATGGTGATTTAAGGCAGTATAATGCAGAACTAAAGCAATGTCTCCAACATGAATCTACTGCTTCTGTCAACTTCAAGTGCCAGTTGACTGTGGTAAATACCCTAAGGAAGCTGAATATCAAGCTACATGACATCAAAAAACATAAGAGTTATTATGGCAAACATCATGACATTATCACTGGTGCAATGTATTTGTGCATTTGGAGTTACCTGAGCTTGTGTTCTGTGGTGAGAGGGAGAAGATGGAAATTATGTTCACAGGTCTACTAAAGTCAGTAGCAGAAACAACAATTGTTGCAGGATTTTATTCCAGGGCATGCTATGTTTtgccacacagaaaaaaaaaaccctgtttttGTCAGCCTCCTACATTTAAATATGTCTCAGAAAAGAAGTAGTCATTAAGTCTTTCTGTACCTTAGAAGAGTGAATAGCCAACAGGTTAATTTGTAATCTAAGGTTAACTATCATGCCAATAAAGAACATTGAGATCAAAAAACTGACAGACCagataaagaaaatacattttctggcCTCATACTTCTTCTAGTCTATACAATAATCCTGTGGAAAAGGTCACATACATTTAAATACAATATATGCAGATGTCTTCCTTACAGGTTTTGTCTTTAAACTAGTAATTTTGTCTTCAACTAGTCATTGGCttataaaaatttcatttttggagggagaaatttttcatttctcattttattttccattatatTTAAGTGCCACTTAAACTTTATtggaataatgaaataaaatattcaccCTTAAACCCATAGCATTTGCTTCAGTTTGTTCTTTATATGTCACTGAAGATATATCTGACATATATATTTCTTAGACCATTTATGGAAGATTATTGTGTTGAGAGTCTATCAGCCTATCCAATGCAACACTTTCTGCTTCACCTTGTCAATATGAggttttcactgaatttttatatattcGTATTAAATAACATAAACATTATTCACAGTCTGGAAACCTGTCAAGGAAATGCCATTTACAAAGTTAGTATTTTCACAGTCATGTCCCCATGTTCCTGTACTGGCACTATGATTAAAATCCTTCACCAAAATTGGCCTGTGTATTAACTATTTTTGCTTTAAGATTGTCTTAATTTTATATGCATATAGGAAGAGTACTGCATAAAAATAGCACTTCAAGATTTGACTCAAGGTTAATTTAGCTTTCATCGGGCATAATCTTATTGGAAACACATTTCCTCACATAAATTTACATCTCTGTACATAGCACAGTTTTGACAGTTTAATGAAAGTACCAGTGTTACAACTGAGGAACACTTTTAGTGTGTCACATCAACACCTTTAAATTTCCTTTGAACTGGAGAAAATCTTGCACCAAAGTAAAACCTAACACTGAACTTTTCTGTCTAGACCATAGGTTATTACTCTGTGCAAAGACTTTTGGGTTTGTAATGAGAATTCATTTGCTCCCTCCCTGTCaggtaaaggaagaaaaataattaccttTGATGTGTACATATTGGTCAATAAATCTGCTTCTAATGCTTTCATTTCCTCTTCTGAATCTGGGTTTAAAGCAGAAACATATGTTTATTATTTGATCATAAATCATGGACATTTCAATTCAGTATACAGAACTTAGAtatttaaatgatttttaaaaaataaacaacaaacaCCAGTGACCTAGAGGGACTGTCAAGAGTCTTCAGTGAACAGCaatactatttaaaaataaataatcaatacatttttaaagagtgATCAAGCTTATTGAACTGAATGGAACTGTTAATTTATCTCAGTTTCATAGCAGAAAGGCTCATTAAGCTGCAATTCCTTCAGTATAAAAAAACTTGCTCCAATattcttcattattttcataATAAATATTTGTCAACTTTgccttctttggaagaaaaaattaaatatttattttcaaataatatttatttaagtaATAATTATTTAGATAAATGGCAGCTCTGATTACTTTATTAATAATCAATATTCTTGATTATCCTTAATTAAATTAAGGATATTTTTACTGATATGAGGGAACTGAGCTTGACCAGTTTATGATACAAGCTCTTGACAATGTAtatacaaaaagaaattattctgaCTGGGAGTGTAGGGATTTTCTTTACTGATTTTATCAACCTTTGATAGCTCAGTAGACTTTCAAGACCTGTAATTTGGTAAATAGAGTAAAAATTGCTgtggaaagagaaaacacagagatAAATTTCTACACACAGCATCACAAGATGAAGACGAGAATCACAATGAAGATTGGGTTCCTTGGTAGTAGCAATCACagctcaaagagaaaaaatgtaaggaATTAGTTAAGACCTTAGGTGAAATTGAGTTCCACATAGCTTTTACCTCTTCTGGAATATGAACAGTCCAATCCCAAGTGATTCACTAATATTTCAAACCATACTAAACCAGAATATATTCCATATTCATATAGGTCATATCTcactttctttaaaataatcagtGATGCTGGCATATAAGACTCTACCACTGAATCTATGCATATATTCTGCTGATGCCCTCGTTTCAGGGGTTGTCACCATTTTGTGTCACTACCTTTCATGCAACATGAGACTGTAAGGGACCACAAGCATGTGTTAATGTGTCACAGGTTTCTGTCAGCACAGAAGCCACCCATTACAATGTTCTTAAAAATCAGTCATGTTCAGTCTTAATGAATTTCACCACTACTATCACTTTGTTTCATCTTTAGGAAATTCTTCTAAATATCAGTGCTTACTCACTTGCTTCTGATTTCAAGtctaatttatttctaattacAAATGCATTTGCACTGTTTGCAAATAAATTTCTACACTATAAATGATACCtttccatttgaaatatttatccATCATGTATTTATTGAGAGGaatttcatttctcttcctAGCTTAGTGTTTTTGTATGTCCTTACAAGATAAGCAAACAAGTGCAAGATCACTGTGTCTTTCTGGTCAAAAACCACTGCCCTGGAAATTCTATTAATGCTTCATTGAAAGGCTATGCCCAGATTTATTGGGTTCTCACCTATTCTCCTTTGCTGCAAAAGCCTTGTATTCCCCAACTCATCAGAGCAGCCCTCTTCTGTCCCTGATGTGTTCTTAAGAGAGAACAGCTTGTTTCAGGAGCCTCAGTACTTGACCACCTTAGTGCTTACTATTAGCTACAGAGGGCAGCTGTCTTACAtatcttttggttttgtttgtcttttgtggctgaaaaccccccaaaaacaggTTA from Poecile atricapillus isolate bPoeAtr1 chromosome Z, bPoeAtr1.hap1, whole genome shotgun sequence encodes:
- the LOC131572764 gene encoding neurotensin/neuromedin N-like, producing MRVQLVCVVLLALASCSLCSDSEEEMKALEADLLTNMYTSKINRAKLPYWKMTLLNVCNLVNKINNQMGETVEVDEEDLVPGRQFPAALDGFSLEAMLTVYQLQKVCHSRAFQHWELLQQDTFDLENSSQEKEIMKRKNPYILKRQLHVNKARRPYILKRSSYY